In Bradyrhizobium erythrophlei, a single genomic region encodes these proteins:
- a CDS encoding NADPH:quinone oxidoreductase family protein, with protein sequence MKAMLCSQYCGPDDLVLTEIPDPVAGPGEAVIAIKSVALNFFDLLMIQGKYQIKPPFPFSPAAEVAGVVESIGDGVSGLKPGDRVIASCGHNGAREKIALPAGSIVKIPDGLDFDRAAGVIITYGTALHALEDRASPKPGETLAVLGAAGGTGLAACELGKLLGLKVIACASSEAKLDFAKAHGAELGLNYASEDLKEGLRRLTGGKGVDIIFDPVGSGYAEAALRSIAWEGRFLVIGFAAGEIPKMPLNLALLKGCDIRGVFWGAWARLNPDKNRANLQRLVQWAAEGKISSHVDRTFPLAQTADALKVLAGRQAMGKVILHP encoded by the coding sequence ATGAAAGCCATGCTCTGCTCGCAATATTGCGGCCCCGACGATCTCGTCCTGACGGAGATACCGGACCCGGTGGCAGGCCCCGGCGAAGCCGTGATTGCGATCAAATCCGTGGCGCTGAATTTCTTCGATCTCCTGATGATTCAAGGCAAGTACCAGATCAAGCCACCCTTCCCGTTTTCGCCGGCCGCCGAAGTGGCGGGCGTGGTCGAAAGCATTGGCGATGGCGTCAGCGGCCTGAAGCCAGGTGATCGCGTGATCGCGTCCTGCGGCCACAACGGGGCGCGGGAAAAGATCGCGCTGCCCGCAGGCTCCATTGTCAAAATTCCGGACGGGCTCGATTTCGATCGCGCCGCCGGCGTCATTATTACCTATGGCACCGCGCTGCATGCGCTGGAGGATCGCGCGAGCCCCAAGCCGGGCGAGACGCTGGCGGTGTTGGGCGCGGCCGGCGGTACCGGGCTTGCGGCCTGCGAGCTCGGCAAACTGCTCGGCCTCAAGGTGATCGCCTGCGCCTCGTCGGAAGCGAAGCTCGATTTCGCCAAGGCGCATGGCGCCGAACTCGGCCTGAACTACGCCAGCGAAGATCTCAAGGAAGGGCTGCGCCGGCTCACCGGCGGCAAGGGCGTCGATATTATCTTTGATCCGGTCGGCAGCGGCTATGCGGAAGCCGCGCTGCGCTCGATCGCCTGGGAAGGCCGCTTCCTGGTGATCGGTTTTGCCGCCGGCGAAATTCCGAAAATGCCGCTCAACCTCGCTCTGTTGAAAGGCTGCGACATCAGGGGCGTTTTCTGGGGCGCATGGGCGCGGCTCAACCCGGACAAGAACCGCGCCAATCTCCAGCGGCTGGTGCAATGGGCGGCGGAAGGCAAGATATCCTCCCACGTTGATCGCACCTTCCCGCTGGCGCAAACCGCCGACGCGCTCAAGGTGCTCGCCGGCCGCCAGGCGATGGGAAAGGTGATCCTCCATCCCTGA
- a CDS encoding invasion associated locus B family protein has translation MLAASISAALLCATSCHALAQATSKGAKAAAATKPEAAAVPAIGGSEPTLIGQFGTWGAYMATPNGKKVCFALAKPSSSKTNPPNRPRDPAYAFISTRPAEKVVNEVSIMIGYALKPGSESTLEVGGAAYAMYTQGDGLWIKNAAEEERMVDAMRKAADVTVKGVSSKGTETIDVFSLKGLSQALDRVAQDCRR, from the coding sequence ATGCTGGCAGCTTCGATCTCGGCAGCGCTTCTGTGCGCCACCTCTTGTCATGCGTTGGCGCAGGCCACCTCGAAGGGCGCAAAGGCGGCGGCCGCCACCAAGCCGGAAGCTGCCGCAGTTCCGGCTATCGGCGGCAGCGAGCCGACACTGATCGGCCAGTTCGGCACCTGGGGCGCCTATATGGCGACGCCGAACGGCAAGAAGGTGTGTTTCGCGCTGGCGAAGCCTTCGTCGTCGAAAACCAACCCGCCGAACCGGCCGCGCGATCCGGCCTACGCCTTCATCTCCACGCGCCCGGCCGAAAAGGTCGTCAACGAGGTGTCGATCATGATTGGCTATGCCCTGAAGCCTGGGTCGGAATCGACGCTGGAAGTCGGCGGTGCGGCCTATGCGATGTACACGCAGGGCGACGGCCTCTGGATCAAGAACGCGGCCGAGGAAGAGCGGATGGTGGACGCCATGCGCAAGGCGGCCGATGTGACGGTCAAGGGCGTCTCCTCCAAGGGGACCGAGACCATCGACGTGTTCTCGCTGAAGGGCCTGTCCCAGGCGCTCGATCGCGTCGCCCAGGACTGCCGGCGCTAA
- a CDS encoding TAXI family TRAP transporter solute-binding subunit, translated as MRRLIGMALVATMMAFGFAAHAEESQVDPAKVSDSLKAIFQFGSAATKQALNQNTVTLITGTIGGTYVQFGADLASVLDDGNKLRVLPIVGRGSVQSVADILFLQGVDIGIVRADTLDYLERKGFAKDIKKQFTYVTKLYNEEMQIIAPKSVNSLRDLEGKTVSVDLPNGSTFVTVLTVADRLGMKANWVYIEQRIAMEKLKKGEVDAVIVVGGKPYKSVSNFGNDGRFHLVKVDYEKPLQGDYLPATLTAKDYPNLIAEGESVDTIAVPALLAAYNWAPNTDRYRKLSLFVDAFFTKFPQFQNPPFHPKWKEVSLAAPLAGWTRLPSAQQWLDTHGIEPVSRNRFDDFLKQSAVSGKLPADADKETLFRQYKAWEADQNARAQAQAPAPKSR; from the coding sequence ATGCGACGTTTGATTGGAATGGCACTCGTTGCCACGATGATGGCGTTTGGTTTCGCGGCGCACGCGGAGGAATCCCAGGTCGATCCTGCCAAGGTCTCCGACAGCCTCAAGGCGATTTTCCAGTTCGGCTCTGCCGCCACCAAGCAGGCGCTGAACCAGAACACGGTGACACTGATCACCGGCACCATCGGCGGCACCTATGTGCAGTTTGGTGCCGATCTGGCCTCCGTGCTCGACGACGGAAACAAGTTACGCGTACTTCCGATCGTCGGGCGCGGTTCCGTGCAAAGCGTTGCCGACATCCTGTTCCTGCAAGGCGTCGACATCGGCATCGTGCGCGCCGACACGCTCGACTATCTGGAACGCAAGGGCTTCGCCAAGGACATCAAGAAGCAGTTCACCTATGTGACCAAGCTCTACAACGAGGAAATGCAGATCATCGCGCCGAAGTCCGTCAATTCGCTGCGCGACCTCGAAGGCAAGACGGTCAGCGTTGACCTGCCGAACGGCTCTACCTTCGTTACCGTGCTGACGGTGGCGGACCGTCTCGGCATGAAGGCGAACTGGGTCTACATCGAACAGCGCATCGCGATGGAGAAGCTGAAGAAGGGCGAAGTCGACGCCGTGATCGTGGTCGGCGGCAAGCCCTACAAGTCGGTTTCGAACTTCGGCAATGACGGCCGCTTCCATCTCGTGAAGGTCGACTACGAAAAGCCGTTGCAGGGCGACTATCTGCCGGCGACCCTGACCGCCAAGGACTATCCGAACCTGATCGCCGAAGGCGAATCGGTCGACACCATCGCGGTACCGGCGCTGCTTGCGGCCTATAACTGGGCGCCCAACACCGACCGCTATCGCAAGCTGTCGCTGTTCGTGGATGCCTTCTTCACCAAGTTCCCGCAGTTCCAGAACCCGCCCTTCCACCCGAAGTGGAAAGAGGTTTCGCTCGCGGCTCCGCTGGCCGGCTGGACGCGGTTGCCATCGGCCCAGCAGTGGCTCGACACGCACGGCATCGAGCCGGTCTCCCGCAACCGCTTCGACGATTTCCTGAAGCAGAGCGCGGTTTCCGGAAAATTGCCGGCCGATGCCGACAAGGAAACGCTGTTCCGGCAGTACAAGGCCTGGGAGGCCGACCAAAACGCCCGCGCGCAGGCGCAGGCACCGGCGCCCAAATCGCGATAA
- a CDS encoding SRPBCC family protein has protein sequence MNLQQSAEIRAEATSIWATLVDVERWSEWTRSIDKVERLDHGAFGIGSRARVHQPRIPVAVWTVTEFEPGRSFTWVSEAFGIRSVATHRLEPRGGGTVSVTLGFAQTGWLARLVRSRAEKITREYLALEAQGLKRRCEG, from the coding sequence ATGAACTTGCAACAATCCGCCGAGATCCGTGCCGAGGCCACAAGCATCTGGGCGACGCTCGTGGACGTCGAGCGTTGGAGCGAATGGACGCGATCGATCGACAAGGTCGAGCGACTGGACCATGGCGCGTTCGGGATCGGCAGCCGCGCGCGCGTTCACCAGCCGCGCATTCCGGTCGCGGTCTGGACGGTGACGGAATTCGAACCGGGAAGATCGTTTACATGGGTCAGCGAGGCCTTCGGCATCAGGAGCGTCGCGACCCACCGGCTTGAGCCGCGTGGCGGTGGAACGGTGTCGGTTACCCTCGGCTTTGCCCAGACCGGCTGGCTCGCCCGGCTGGTCCGCTCGAGGGCCGAAAAGATCACGCGGGAGTACCTCGCCTTGGAAGCGCAGGGGCTGAAACGGCGCTGCGAGGGATAG
- a CDS encoding YkvA family protein — MASEHTVGFEPADRLARDQESVRKRFWGKFKRVAARLPFAEDLLSAYYCAFDRQTPRHVQAALLGAIAYFILPFDFIPDMLPVLGFTDDAAVLATAIRLVAAHITPEHREAAQAKLKRITETEV; from the coding sequence ATGGCTTCGGAACACACGGTTGGGTTTGAGCCGGCCGATCGGCTGGCGAGGGACCAGGAGAGCGTCCGCAAGCGTTTCTGGGGCAAGTTCAAACGCGTGGCCGCCAGGCTGCCGTTCGCCGAGGATCTGCTCAGCGCCTATTACTGCGCCTTCGATCGCCAGACGCCGCGTCACGTCCAGGCGGCGCTGCTAGGCGCCATCGCCTATTTCATCCTGCCGTTCGATTTCATCCCGGACATGCTGCCGGTGCTCGGCTTCACCGACGATGCCGCGGTGCTGGCGACCGCGATCCGTCTGGTGGCCGCACACATCACGCCGGAGCATCGCGAGGCTGCACAGGCCAAGTTGAAACGGATTACAGAAACCGAGGTCTGA